One Streptomyces sp. V4I8 genomic window carries:
- a CDS encoding glycoside hydrolase family 3 N-terminal domain-containing protein yields the protein MTTAPWRDPALPAAARVDDLLSRMTLQEKTAQLYGVWVGAATDGDGVAPHQHDMTAERSEDEWDELITHGLGQLTRSFGTAPVDPALGAQALARAQRRIAGAGRFGIPAVAHEECLAGFTAWQATAYPVPLAWGATFDPPLVEEMAHRIGADLRSVGVHQGLAPVLDVVRDPRWGRVEETVGEDPYLVGTIGAAYVRGLESAGVIATLKHFAGYASSAGARNLAPVRAGIREFADVTLPPFEMALREGGARSVMAAYNETDGVPASADADLLTELLRERWGFTGTVVSDYFGVGFLENLHRVAGSPAEAAHVALAAGIDVELPTLKCYGKPLVEAVRAGEVPEELVDRAARRVLLQKCELGLLDEDWTPEPATTARIDLDSPANRALARRVAEESVVLLDNPDGVLPLPPDARVAVVGPRAADALAMLGCYSFPSHVLTHHPEVPMGIEIPTVLEALRAELPDAKVSFAEGCGVSDPDRAGFEEAVARAAEADVCLAVLGDRAGLFGRGTSGEGCDVTDLRLPGVQGDLLDALVATGVPVVLVLLTGRPYALGRWHGRLAAVVQAFFPGEEGGPAVAGVLSGRVNPSGRLPVSVPRLPGGQPWTYLQPPLGLAGGVSNLDPTPLYAFGHGRSYTSFAWEDCTGAEGPTEIGTDGSYEVSLTVRNTGDRAGAEVVQLYLHDPVASVTRPDVRLIGYRRVELAPGEASRVTFRFHADLSSFTDRSGRRVVEPGILELRLATSSTDLRHTARLKLTGSVRELGPDRRLRCETEVSAAPE from the coding sequence ATGACCACCGCCCCTTGGCGCGACCCCGCCCTGCCCGCCGCCGCCCGCGTCGACGACCTCCTCTCCCGGATGACCCTTCAGGAGAAGACCGCCCAGCTGTACGGCGTGTGGGTCGGCGCCGCCACGGACGGCGACGGAGTCGCCCCGCACCAGCACGACATGACCGCCGAACGCTCCGAGGACGAATGGGACGAGCTGATCACCCACGGCCTCGGCCAGCTCACCCGCTCCTTCGGCACCGCCCCCGTGGACCCGGCGCTGGGCGCGCAGGCACTGGCCCGCGCCCAGCGCCGTATCGCCGGGGCGGGCCGCTTCGGCATCCCGGCGGTGGCCCACGAGGAGTGCCTGGCGGGCTTCACGGCCTGGCAGGCCACGGCCTATCCGGTCCCACTGGCGTGGGGGGCCACCTTCGACCCTCCGCTGGTCGAGGAGATGGCCCACCGCATCGGCGCGGACCTGCGCTCGGTGGGCGTCCACCAGGGCCTGGCCCCCGTCCTGGACGTCGTACGCGATCCGCGCTGGGGCCGGGTCGAGGAGACCGTCGGCGAGGACCCGTATCTGGTCGGCACGATCGGCGCGGCGTACGTCCGGGGCCTGGAGTCGGCCGGCGTCATCGCGACGCTCAAGCACTTCGCCGGGTACGCGTCCTCGGCGGGCGCCCGCAACCTCGCCCCCGTGCGCGCGGGCATCCGCGAGTTCGCGGACGTCACCCTTCCGCCGTTCGAGATGGCCCTGCGCGAGGGCGGGGCGCGCTCGGTGATGGCGGCGTACAACGAGACGGACGGCGTACCGGCCTCCGCGGACGCGGACCTGCTGACCGAACTCCTCCGTGAGCGATGGGGTTTCACGGGCACGGTGGTCTCCGACTACTTCGGCGTCGGCTTCCTGGAGAACCTGCACCGCGTGGCGGGCAGCCCGGCGGAGGCGGCGCACGTGGCGCTGGCGGCGGGCATCGACGTGGAACTCCCCACCCTGAAGTGCTACGGGAAGCCGCTGGTGGAGGCGGTGCGGGCGGGTGAGGTCCCGGAGGAACTGGTCGACCGTGCGGCCCGCCGGGTCCTGCTCCAGAAGTGCGAACTGGGCCTCCTGGACGAGGACTGGACCCCGGAGCCGGCGACGACGGCACGCATCGACCTGGACTCCCCCGCGAACCGGGCGCTGGCCCGCCGGGTGGCCGAGGAGTCGGTGGTCCTGCTGGACAACCCGGACGGTGTGCTGCCGCTCCCCCCGGACGCCCGTGTCGCGGTCGTCGGCCCGCGTGCGGCGGACGCCCTGGCCATGCTGGGCTGCTACTCCTTCCCGTCCCACGTCCTCACGCACCACCCCGAGGTGCCGATGGGCATCGAGATCCCGACGGTCCTGGAGGCCCTGCGCGCCGAACTCCCCGACGCCAAGGTGTCGTTCGCGGAGGGCTGCGGCGTCTCCGACCCGGACCGGGCGGGCTTCGAGGAGGCGGTGGCCCGGGCCGCGGAGGCGGACGTGTGCCTGGCGGTGCTGGGCGACCGGGCGGGGCTGTTCGGGCGGGGCACGTCGGGCGAGGGCTGTGATGTGACGGATCTGCGGCTGCCGGGTGTGCAGGGAGACCTGCTGGACGCTCTCGTGGCCACGGGCGTCCCGGTGGTGCTGGTCCTGCTCACCGGCCGCCCGTACGCGCTGGGCCGCTGGCACGGGCGCCTCGCCGCCGTCGTCCAGGCCTTCTTCCCGGGCGAGGAAGGCGGCCCGGCGGTGGCGGGGGTGCTGTCGGGCCGCGTCAACCCGTCGGGGCGGCTGCCGGTGAGCGTGCCCCGGCTGCCCGGGGGCCAGCCGTGGACGTACCTCCAGCCGCCGCTGGGGCTGGCGGGCGGGGTCAGCAACCTGGATCCGACGCCGTTGTACGCGTTCGGGCACGGGCGGTCGTACACGTCGTTCGCGTGGGAGGACTGCACGGGCGCCGAGGGCCCGACGGAGATCGGCACGGACGGGTCGTACGAGGTGTCGCTGACCGTCCGCAACACGGGCGACCGCGCGGGCGCGGAGGTGGTCCAGCTGTACCTGCACGACCCGGTGGCGTCGGTGACCCGGCCGGATGTGCGGCTGATCGGCTACCGGCGTGTGGAGTTGGCGCCGGGCGAGGCGAGCCGGGTGACCTTCCGCTTCCACGCGGATCTGTCGTCGTTCACCGACCGTTCGGGGCGGAGGGTGGTCGAACCGGGCATACTGGAACTACGACTGGCGACCTCCAGCACGGACCTAAGGCACACTGCGCGACTGAAACTCACTGGTTCGGTACGGGAGTTGGGGCCGGACCGGCGGCTACGGTGCGAGACGGAGGTGTCGGCAGCACCGGAGTGA
- a CDS encoding LacI family DNA-binding transcriptional regulator: MTAREPAETRTPPGETRKTPSETRTTSPSPGRSTQTATLAEIAREAGVSAPTVSKVLNGRADVAPATRSRVEELLRAHGYRRRRAEAGRSPLIDLVFHELESAWAMEVIRGVENVARDAGLSVVLSESAGRLTPGRTWADQVAARRPHGVILVLSGLDESQRALLTSRSIPFVVMDPAGDPGADVPSIGATNWQGGLAATRHLVELGHRRIGAITGPSRMMCSRARIDGYRAALETAGLPVDQDLIRPGDFHHETGYRQGLELLRRPDRPTAVFAGNDLQALGLYEAARELGLRIPEDLSVVGFDDLPIARWVGPPLTTVRQPLTEMAEAAAKLVLDLAREEGAPAATRVELATSLVVRSSTAAPSGT; encoded by the coding sequence ATGACTGCCCGTGAGCCCGCTGAAACCCGGACGCCACCGGGTGAAACCCGGAAGACACCGAGTGAAACCCGGACGACCTCCCCGTCGCCCGGTCGGTCCACGCAGACCGCGACGCTCGCCGAGATCGCCCGCGAGGCCGGTGTGTCCGCGCCGACTGTTTCGAAGGTCCTCAACGGCCGGGCCGACGTCGCCCCGGCCACCCGCAGCCGGGTCGAGGAGCTCCTGCGCGCCCACGGCTACCGGCGCCGGCGCGCCGAGGCCGGCCGGTCGCCCCTGATCGACCTGGTCTTCCACGAGCTGGAGAGCGCGTGGGCGATGGAGGTCATCCGGGGGGTGGAGAACGTCGCCCGGGACGCCGGCCTGAGCGTCGTGCTGAGCGAGAGCGCCGGTCGGCTCACCCCCGGCCGGACCTGGGCCGACCAGGTCGCCGCCCGGCGCCCGCACGGCGTGATCCTCGTGCTGTCCGGCCTCGACGAGTCCCAGCGCGCCCTGCTGACCAGCCGGTCGATCCCGTTCGTGGTGATGGACCCGGCGGGCGACCCGGGCGCCGACGTGCCGTCGATCGGGGCGACCAACTGGCAGGGCGGACTGGCCGCCACCCGGCATCTGGTCGAGCTGGGGCACCGCAGGATCGGCGCGATCACCGGGCCGTCCCGGATGATGTGCAGCCGCGCCCGCATCGACGGCTACCGGGCCGCCCTGGAGACGGCCGGGCTCCCGGTCGACCAGGACCTGATCCGCCCGGGCGACTTCCACCACGAGACCGGTTACCGGCAGGGACTGGAGCTGCTGCGCCGCCCGGACCGGCCGACCGCCGTCTTCGCCGGCAACGACCTCCAGGCGCTCGGGCTGTACGAGGCCGCGCGCGAGCTGGGGCTGCGGATTCCGGAGGACCTGAGCGTGGTCGGCTTCGACGATCTGCCGATCGCGCGCTGGGTCGGGCCGCCGCTGACGACCGTACGGCAGCCGCTGACGGAGATGGCGGAGGCGGCGGCGAAGCTGGTCCTCGACCTCGCGCGGGAGGAGGGGGCACCGGCGGCGACGCGGGTGGAGCTGGCGACCAGCCTGGTGGTGCGCAGCAGTACGGCGGCGCCCAGCGGGACCTGA
- a CDS encoding endo-1,4-beta-xylanase has protein sequence MRPSRSSRARLAALVTGAAALLLTLGATPAQAADPPLRDLAAAKGKVMGTAVTGSKLTGTYGEIAGREFNALTPGNAMKWGSVEPTRGNFNWAEADQIVDFAEAYGQQVRGHTLVWHSQNPGWLTNGSWTPAELSGLMTDHIATEVGRYKGRLATWDVVNEPFNEDGTYRQTLWYNGLGADYIAQALTAARAADPSAKLYINDYNVEGVNAKSTALYNLVRSLKERGVPIDGVGLQAHLILGQVPSTMQQNIQRFADLGVDVAITELDIRMQLPSDSAKLTQQAADYRAVMNACLAVSRCVGVTVWGFTDSDSWIPSTFPGQGAATPYDENYAPKPAYNAIAESLGGGTTTPPPTGACAATYSVTSEWNTGFTGQVRIACSGAALSSWKVGWTYGAGQRLTQAWNASCTQSGAAVTCSNASYNAAVPDGGSVTFGFNGSWSGSNPVPVVTLG, from the coding sequence ATGAGACCCTCCAGATCGTCCCGTGCACGTCTTGCCGCGCTCGTCACCGGAGCCGCCGCCCTCCTGCTGACGCTGGGCGCCACCCCCGCCCAGGCGGCCGACCCGCCGCTGCGCGACCTCGCCGCCGCCAAGGGCAAGGTCATGGGCACGGCCGTCACCGGCTCCAAGCTCACCGGCACCTACGGCGAGATCGCGGGCCGGGAGTTCAACGCGCTGACCCCCGGCAACGCCATGAAGTGGGGATCGGTCGAGCCGACCCGCGGCAACTTCAACTGGGCCGAGGCCGACCAGATCGTCGACTTCGCCGAGGCCTACGGCCAGCAGGTGCGCGGCCACACCCTGGTCTGGCACAGCCAGAACCCGGGCTGGCTGACGAACGGCAGCTGGACGCCGGCCGAGCTGAGCGGACTGATGACCGACCACATCGCCACCGAAGTCGGCCGCTACAAGGGCCGGCTGGCGACCTGGGACGTGGTCAACGAGCCGTTCAACGAGGACGGCACCTACCGGCAGACCCTCTGGTACAACGGCCTCGGCGCCGACTACATCGCCCAGGCCCTGACCGCGGCCCGCGCCGCCGACCCGAGCGCCAAGCTGTACATCAACGACTACAACGTCGAGGGCGTCAACGCGAAGAGCACGGCGTTGTACAACCTGGTGCGGTCCCTGAAGGAGCGCGGCGTCCCGATCGACGGCGTCGGCCTCCAGGCCCATCTGATCCTCGGCCAGGTGCCGTCCACCATGCAGCAGAACATCCAGCGGTTCGCCGATCTCGGCGTCGACGTGGCGATCACCGAGCTGGACATCCGTATGCAACTGCCGTCGGACAGCGCCAAGCTGACGCAGCAGGCCGCCGACTACAGGGCGGTCATGAACGCCTGCCTCGCCGTGTCCCGGTGTGTCGGCGTCACCGTCTGGGGCTTCACCGACTCCGACTCCTGGATCCCGTCCACCTTCCCCGGGCAGGGCGCGGCGACGCCTTACGACGAGAACTACGCGCCGAAGCCGGCCTACAACGCGATCGCCGAGTCGCTGGGCGGCGGCACGACGACACCGCCCCCCACGGGCGCCTGCGCGGCGACCTACAGCGTCACCAGCGAGTGGAACACCGGCTTCACCGGGCAGGTCCGGATCGCCTGCTCGGGGGCGGCGCTGTCGTCCTGGAAGGTGGGCTGGACGTACGGAGCGGGGCAGCGGCTCACGCAGGCCTGGAACGCGAGCTGCACTCAGTCGGGGGCGGCGGTCACCTGTTCCAACGCCTCGTACAACGCGGCGGTTCCCGACGGCGGTTCGGTGACCTTCGGGTTCAACGGGTCGTGGAGCGGGAGCAATCCGGTGCCGGTGGTGACCCTGGGATGA
- a CDS encoding LCP family protein, whose product MTGHGANGRDANGDDGRRVGRRSRVLRTAGLVLAGTLVLGVGTAGWAYWHLNDNIKSVDIDSALGDNRPPRGVTSPSPSASASALPTGALNILVLGSDSRSGEENQELGGGSSTGARSDTAMVVHIDAGRTEATVVSIPRDTLVTRPSCPLASGGSTEVAYRTMFNSAYAIGGPVCAVKTVESLTQVRMDHYIEIDFSGFAKLVDALGGVTVTTDEDIDDEDSHLTLEAGTHHLDGTTALALARTRHGIGDGSDLGRIGLQQKLVKALLDQIAATDLLTDPTRLYRVAEAVTGSLTTDTGLDSLSELMSLGQSLRGLSSDTVRTVTMPVVPAPSDRNRVVAREPEAGELWESLR is encoded by the coding sequence GTGACGGGACATGGCGCGAACGGGCGGGACGCGAACGGGGACGACGGCAGACGCGTGGGCCGGCGGTCGAGGGTGCTGAGGACCGCCGGCCTCGTCCTCGCGGGCACCCTGGTGCTGGGCGTGGGCACGGCAGGCTGGGCCTACTGGCACCTGAACGACAACATCAAGAGCGTCGACATCGACAGCGCGCTCGGCGACAACCGCCCGCCGAGGGGCGTGACGTCACCGTCGCCCTCGGCCTCCGCGTCCGCCCTGCCCACGGGCGCTCTGAACATCCTGGTCCTGGGCTCGGACTCGCGCAGCGGCGAGGAGAACCAGGAACTCGGCGGCGGCAGCAGCACCGGAGCCCGCTCGGACACGGCGATGGTGGTCCACATCGACGCCGGCCGCACCGAGGCGACGGTCGTCAGCATCCCGCGCGACACCCTGGTCACCCGTCCGTCCTGCCCGCTGGCGTCGGGCGGCTCGACGGAAGTGGCGTACCGGACGATGTTCAACAGCGCGTACGCGATCGGCGGCCCCGTGTGCGCGGTCAAGACGGTCGAGTCGCTCACTCAGGTCCGCATGGACCACTACATCGAGATCGACTTCTCCGGCTTCGCGAAGCTGGTGGACGCGCTGGGCGGCGTCACGGTCACGACGGACGAGGACATCGACGACGAGGACAGCCACCTGACCCTGGAGGCCGGCACCCACCACCTGGACGGCACCACGGCCCTGGCGCTCGCCCGCACCCGCCACGGCATCGGCGACGGCAGCGACCTCGGCCGCATAGGTCTCCAGCAGAAGCTGGTGAAGGCCCTCCTGGACCAGATCGCCGCCACCGACCTCCTCACCGACCCGACCCGGCTCTACCGCGTCGCCGAGGCGGTGACGGGCAGCCTGACCACGGACACGGGACTGGACTCCCTGAGCGAGCTGATGAGCCTGGGGCAGAGCCTGCGGGGCCTGTCGTCGGACACGGTGCGGACGGTGACGATGCCGGTGGTTCCGGCACCGTCGGACCGCAACCGGGTGGTGGCGCGGGAGCCGGAGGCGGGGGAGTTGTGGGAGTCGTTGCGGTGA
- a CDS encoding YciI family protein yields the protein MPRYLSLVRIDESTAPAEGPSPELMQRMGELLEEITKAGVMLDTAGLTPSAQGTRVHWDGAKTSVTDGPFTESKEVIGGYALMQCKDKAEALEWASRFVKVHGPEWQVTCEVREIAEG from the coding sequence ATGCCGCGCTACCTCTCCCTCGTCCGGATCGACGAGTCCACCGCGCCCGCCGAGGGCCCGAGCCCCGAACTGATGCAGCGCATGGGGGAGCTGCTGGAGGAGATCACCAAGGCCGGCGTGATGCTCGACACCGCCGGGCTCACCCCCTCGGCGCAGGGCACCCGCGTGCACTGGGACGGGGCCAAGACCTCCGTCACCGACGGGCCCTTCACCGAGTCCAAGGAAGTCATCGGCGGCTACGCCCTCATGCAGTGCAAGGACAAGGCCGAGGCACTGGAGTGGGCCTCGCGCTTCGTGAAGGTCCACGGCCCGGAATGGCAGGTCACCTGCGAGGTCCGGGAAATCGCCGAGGGCTGA
- a CDS encoding RNA polymerase sigma factor, with translation MTPQPTADPHGTIETVFRIESPRVIAAVARIVRDVGIAEELAQDALVAALEQWPRDGVPDNPGAWLMAAAKHRAVDLIRRRENYARKLAEIGRDLETTAPPEEPSAAYDPDDIDDDLLRLVFTTCHPVLSAEARIALTLRLLGGLTTPEIARAFLVPEATVAQRIVRAKRTLATRNVAFEVPYGPDREARLGSVLDVIYLIFNEGYAATAGDDWLRPALCEDALRLARVLAALMPKEPEVHGLTALLEFQSSRAASRTGPSGEPILLRDQNRRRWNRMLIARGITALDRAGATATGAPGPYALQAAIAACHAHAYTYEETDWQTIATLYGLLSARSPSPVVELNRAVAVSMAQGPEPALEIVDALASEPALREYHLLPSVRGDLLLRLGRTAQARAEFERAAALTRNEPEREMLLRRAAAADAE, from the coding sequence GTGACCCCGCAGCCCACCGCAGACCCGCACGGCACCATCGAGACCGTCTTCCGTATCGAGTCCCCGCGCGTGATCGCCGCCGTCGCCCGCATAGTGCGCGACGTCGGCATCGCCGAGGAACTCGCGCAGGACGCGCTGGTCGCCGCGCTGGAGCAGTGGCCCCGGGACGGAGTCCCCGACAACCCCGGGGCCTGGCTCATGGCCGCGGCCAAGCACCGCGCCGTGGACCTGATCCGCCGCCGTGAGAACTACGCCCGCAAGCTGGCCGAGATCGGCCGGGACCTGGAGACGACGGCACCGCCCGAGGAGCCGTCCGCCGCGTACGACCCGGACGACATCGACGACGACCTGCTGAGGCTGGTCTTCACCACCTGTCATCCCGTCCTGTCCGCCGAGGCCCGCATCGCCCTCACCCTGCGCCTCCTCGGCGGCCTGACGACGCCCGAGATCGCCCGGGCGTTCCTGGTGCCGGAGGCCACGGTCGCCCAGCGCATCGTGCGGGCCAAGCGCACCCTCGCCACCAGGAACGTCGCCTTCGAGGTGCCCTACGGCCCCGACCGCGAGGCCCGCCTCGGCTCGGTCCTCGACGTCATCTACCTGATCTTCAACGAGGGCTACGCCGCCACGGCCGGTGACGACTGGCTGCGCCCGGCGCTCTGCGAGGACGCCCTGCGCCTGGCCCGCGTGCTGGCGGCGCTGATGCCGAAGGAGCCGGAGGTGCACGGACTGACCGCCCTCCTCGAATTCCAGTCGTCCCGCGCGGCATCCCGCACCGGCCCGTCCGGCGAACCGATCCTCCTCAGGGACCAGAACCGCCGCCGCTGGAACCGCATGCTCATCGCCCGTGGCATCACGGCCCTGGACCGCGCGGGCGCCACCGCCACGGGCGCCCCCGGCCCGTACGCCCTGCAGGCCGCGATCGCCGCCTGCCACGCGCACGCGTACACCTATGAGGAGACCGACTGGCAGACCATCGCCACCCTGTACGGCCTGCTGTCCGCGCGGTCCCCTTCCCCCGTCGTCGAGCTGAACCGCGCGGTCGCCGTGTCGATGGCGCAGGGACCGGAGCCCGCGCTGGAGATCGTCGACGCGCTCGCCTCCGAACCGGCCCTGCGTGAGTACCACCTGCTGCCGAGCGTGCGGGGCGACCTGCTCCTGCGTCTGGGCCGTACGGCGCAGGCGCGGGCGGAGTTCGAGCGGGCGGCGGCGCTGACGCGGAACGAGCCGGAGCGGGAGATGCTGTTGCGGCGGGCAGCGGCTGCCGACGCCGAGTGA
- a CDS encoding methyltransferase domain-containing protein has product MNDLASFASLRTPEGRALLDAVRDTDPADELAVATRLRREHPAELVSAALGQARLRQRAVAKFGAEGAGRMFFTPNGVEQSTRASVATYRAECFQAGGVRSVADLCCGIGGDAIAFARAGIRVLAVDRDPLTCEVARANADALGLADLIEVREADVTEVDTAGYDAVFVDPARRSSKRGRIFDPEAYSPPLSWAVSAALKASLGVLKIAPGIPHEAIPADATAEWVSDGGDVKEAMLWFGADVTPGARRATLLPAGAGIYVAPDTMLPDPEVRPVGRYLYEPDGAVIRAHLVAEVAEDLDGGLIDPTIAYVTAAELHNTPYATAYEITDQLPFNVKKLKALLREREVGILTVKKRGSAVEPEELRKKVKPQGPNAATVFLTRVAGAPTMLVGRPA; this is encoded by the coding sequence GTGAACGACCTCGCCTCCTTCGCCTCGCTCCGCACCCCGGAGGGCCGCGCCCTCCTCGACGCCGTCCGCGACACCGACCCCGCCGACGAACTCGCGGTCGCCACCCGCCTGCGCCGCGAGCACCCCGCCGAGCTGGTGTCGGCGGCGCTCGGGCAGGCGCGGCTGCGGCAGCGGGCGGTGGCGAAGTTCGGGGCCGAGGGCGCGGGGCGGATGTTCTTCACCCCGAACGGGGTCGAGCAGTCGACGCGGGCGAGCGTGGCGACGTACCGGGCCGAGTGCTTCCAAGCGGGCGGAGTGCGGTCCGTCGCCGACCTCTGCTGCGGGATCGGCGGCGACGCGATCGCGTTCGCCCGCGCCGGGATCCGAGTGCTGGCCGTCGACCGGGATCCGCTGACCTGTGAGGTGGCCCGCGCCAACGCCGACGCGCTCGGTCTCGCCGACCTGATCGAGGTGCGCGAGGCGGACGTGACGGAGGTCGACACGGCCGGGTACGACGCCGTGTTCGTCGACCCGGCCCGGCGTTCCTCCAAGCGCGGCCGGATCTTCGACCCGGAGGCCTACTCCCCGCCCCTGTCCTGGGCGGTGTCCGCCGCGCTCAAGGCGTCACTGGGTGTGCTGAAGATCGCGCCCGGCATCCCGCACGAGGCGATCCCCGCGGACGCGACGGCCGAATGGGTCTCGGACGGCGGGGACGTGAAGGAGGCCATGCTGTGGTTCGGCGCGGACGTGACGCCGGGGGCGCGGCGCGCCACGCTGCTGCCCGCCGGAGCCGGCATCTACGTGGCACCCGACACCATGCTCCCGGACCCCGAAGTCCGGCCGGTCGGGAGGTACTTGTACGAGCCGGACGGCGCCGTCATCCGCGCCCACCTGGTCGCCGAGGTGGCCGAGGACCTGGACGGCGGGCTGATCGACCCGACCATCGCCTACGTCACCGCCGCCGAACTGCACAACACGCCGTATGCCACCGCCTATGAGATCACCGACCAACTCCCCTTCAACGTCAAGAAGTTGAAGGCGCTGCTGCGGGAGCGCGAGGTCGGCATCCTGACCGTGAAGAAGCGGGGGTCGGCCGTCGAGCCGGAGGAACTGCGCAAGAAGGTCAAGCCTCAGGGGCCCAACGCGGCGACCGTGTTTCTGACCCGGGTGGCGGGGGCTCCGACGATGCTGGTGGGGCGGCCGGCCTAG
- a CDS encoding polysaccharide deacetylase family protein, whose amino-acid sequence MRLVVQNDKSHRNGAPARRRRGTPVRSRVRGGIAALTLAAIASGCAPVGDPGGQGGPGSPDGTGTARPTPGRQPLKAPPPAATPDPQAKKFRSGKSALAARAAAARRWGLARIPLTPPPPPATKPKITTREGFEVDGHEELGFPPVFTTVPTRQRVVFLTIDDGAEKDPAFLRMMSDLQVPYTAFLSNYLIKDDYGYFRRMQRDGVALNNHTLHHPYLPGLSYRRQQYEICAMQDVIEERYGKRPLLFRPPFGNYNRDTLRAAKSCGVKYVPLWNEEVFVDHWDYREWDRSIRPGDIVLTHFRGRNDWKGTMPDMIRRFLNEVTAEGYAVARLEDYL is encoded by the coding sequence ATGCGACTAGTAGTACAAAATGACAAAAGTCACCGCAATGGGGCACCCGCGAGGCGCCGTCGTGGAACACCTGTACGTTCCCGGGTCCGTGGCGGAATCGCCGCGCTCACCCTCGCGGCCATCGCCTCGGGCTGTGCACCGGTCGGCGACCCTGGAGGCCAAGGCGGCCCGGGAAGCCCGGACGGCACCGGGACCGCGCGCCCCACCCCGGGCCGGCAGCCCCTCAAGGCCCCGCCCCCGGCCGCCACCCCGGACCCCCAGGCCAAGAAGTTCCGGTCGGGCAAGTCCGCCCTAGCCGCCCGGGCCGCCGCGGCGAGACGCTGGGGCCTGGCGAGAATCCCGCTCACACCCCCACCGCCCCCCGCCACCAAACCGAAGATCACCACCCGCGAGGGCTTCGAGGTGGACGGGCACGAGGAACTCGGTTTCCCACCGGTCTTCACCACCGTCCCCACCAGGCAGCGGGTCGTCTTCCTGACGATCGACGACGGCGCCGAGAAGGACCCGGCCTTCCTGCGGATGATGAGCGACCTGCAGGTGCCGTACACCGCCTTCCTCAGCAACTACCTGATCAAGGACGACTACGGCTACTTCAGGCGGATGCAGCGCGATGGCGTGGCCCTGAACAACCACACCCTGCACCACCCCTACCTCCCCGGGCTCTCCTACCGCCGCCAGCAGTACGAGATCTGCGCCATGCAGGACGTGATCGAGGAGCGCTACGGCAAGCGCCCGCTGCTCTTCCGCCCGCCCTTCGGGAACTACAACAGGGACACCCTGCGCGCCGCGAAGTCGTGCGGCGTCAAGTACGTCCCGCTGTGGAACGAGGAGGTCTTCGTCGACCACTGGGACTACCGCGAGTGGGACCGGAGCATCCGGCCGGGTGACATCGTCCTCACTCACTTCCGGGGCAGGAACGACTGGAAGGGCACCATGCCCGACATGATCCGCCGGTTCCTGAACGAGGTCACGGCCGAGGGGTACGCGGTGGCCCGGCTGGAGGACTACCTGTGA
- a CDS encoding polysaccharide deacetylase family protein has protein sequence MPGPGRGPRALAAVVAAVVLASALLTGCGRPAGPVAPGAGPGEEAAHGVRSAKGPTHTAQLYRHWGLSAPLPAPPSPPARRLRLPGGTPLPVVHRVPTRDRVVFLTYDDGAEKDPRFVDMVRELRLPVSMFLTDSVAGPGYGHFARLRSVGASIQNHTLDHAALRGLPYTGQRAEICGQQNKLRARFGIRPRLFRPPYGTYDSTTLRAAADCGITAVVLWRAAMEGDGGLTYAHGPGRLRAGDIVSVPSGEPTGLSLRERTTRLLREIQGRGLTVGRLEDYV, from the coding sequence GTGCCGGGACCAGGGCGGGGGCCGCGCGCCCTGGCGGCCGTGGTCGCGGCCGTGGTCCTGGCGTCCGCCCTGCTCACCGGGTGCGGCCGGCCGGCCGGTCCGGTCGCTCCCGGCGCGGGGCCGGGCGAGGAGGCGGCCCACGGCGTCCGCTCGGCCAAGGGCCCGACGCACACGGCGCAGCTGTACCGCCACTGGGGCCTGAGCGCCCCACTGCCCGCGCCTCCGTCCCCGCCCGCCCGACGGCTGCGGCTGCCCGGCGGTACCCCGCTGCCCGTCGTGCACCGCGTCCCGACCCGCGACAGGGTCGTCTTCCTCACCTACGACGACGGCGCCGAGAAGGACCCCCGCTTCGTCGACATGGTCCGTGAACTGCGGCTGCCCGTCAGCATGTTCCTCACGGACAGCGTGGCCGGCCCGGGCTACGGCCACTTCGCGCGCCTGCGCTCGGTGGGCGCGTCCATCCAGAACCACACCCTCGACCACGCCGCCCTGCGCGGTCTGCCGTACACCGGCCAGCGCGCCGAGATCTGCGGCCAGCAGAACAAACTCCGCGCCCGCTTCGGCATCCGCCCCCGCCTCTTCCGGCCGCCCTACGGCACGTACGACTCCACCACCCTCCGCGCCGCGGCGGACTGCGGCATCACGGCGGTGGTGCTGTGGCGCGCGGCGATGGAGGGCGACGGCGGGCTGACGTACGCGCACGGCCCCGGACGGCTGCGCGCCGGCGACATCGTCTCCGTCCCCTCGGGTGAACCGACCGGCCTGTCCTTGAGAGAGCGGACGACGAGGCTGCTGCGGGAGATCCAGGGGCGGGGGCTGACGGTGGGCCGGTTGGAGGACTACGTCTGA